Proteins encoded within one genomic window of Candidatus Methylacidiphilales bacterium:
- a CDS encoding hybrid sensor histidine kinase/response regulator, whose translation MPPALQPVASPSAALGSVLVIDDDPSVRASLSMVLGSRYRVLEAGTAEEGLNLLRLEKPVAITLDLCLPRVDGLQALREIRRFNRAIPVIILTGHATLESAKQALRSGASDYLEKPFHAANLLGALDAHINRVHAFPPPPTDLARVQESTGRDPLRHWDILHDIRNPLTVVKLQCDHILDICGRVNLSDAEKIKLVQASAHTAGKQAGFCGELISQGSDLGRMLEQAPEPLDLNEVLQTVREDIIHLAVERGITLCTRFPSGALPMRGHARSLRRMLNNLCLNAIQAAPLSTGRVDFLARYEEHQIHISVRDNGPGIPPHALDSIFLPYYTTKGNQGSGLGLHIARLIARAHRGDITAQNLPGGGCRFDVVLPRETPA comes from the coding sequence ATGCCTCCTGCCTTGCAACCTGTGGCCTCGCCTTCCGCTGCCCTGGGGAGTGTATTGGTCATTGATGATGATCCTTCAGTCCGCGCCTCGCTCAGCATGGTCCTGGGGTCGCGCTACCGGGTGCTCGAAGCAGGTACCGCCGAGGAAGGTCTCAATCTCTTGCGCTTGGAGAAGCCGGTGGCGATCACCCTCGACCTCTGCCTGCCGCGCGTCGACGGCCTGCAGGCCCTGCGGGAGATCCGCCGGTTCAACCGGGCCATCCCGGTCATCATCCTGACCGGACACGCCACTTTGGAATCGGCCAAACAGGCCCTCCGCAGTGGGGCCAGCGATTATTTGGAAAAACCTTTCCATGCCGCCAATCTGCTGGGCGCGCTCGATGCCCATATCAACCGGGTCCATGCCTTCCCGCCGCCCCCGACGGATCTGGCGCGGGTACAGGAGTCCACCGGCCGCGATCCCCTCCGCCATTGGGATATCCTGCACGATATCCGCAATCCGCTCACCGTGGTCAAATTGCAATGCGACCACATCCTCGATATCTGCGGAAGAGTAAACCTCAGCGACGCCGAAAAAATCAAGTTGGTCCAGGCATCCGCGCACACCGCCGGCAAGCAGGCCGGTTTTTGTGGAGAACTCATCAGCCAGGGCAGTGACTTGGGTCGCATGCTAGAACAGGCGCCCGAACCCCTCGACTTGAATGAGGTCTTGCAGACCGTGCGCGAGGACATCATCCACCTTGCGGTGGAACGCGGCATCACGCTTTGCACCCGTTTTCCCTCCGGGGCCCTCCCCATGCGGGGGCACGCCCGCTCCCTCAGGAGGATGCTCAACAACCTCTGCCTCAACGCCATCCAGGCCGCCCCGCTATCGACCGGACGGGTGGATTTTCTCGCCCGGTATGAGGAACATCAGATCCATATTTCGGTGCGTGACAACGGGCCCGGCATCCCGCCCCATGCGTTGGACTCCATATTCCTCCCTTACTACACCACCAAGGGCAACCAGGGTTCCGGTCTTGGGCTCCATATAGCCCGTTTGATCGCCCGAGCCCACCGGGGCGACATCACCGCCCAAAATCTTCCCGGGGGTGGGTGCCGTTTCGACGTCGTTCTGCCCAGGGAAACCCCCGCCTGA
- a CDS encoding protein-disulfide reductase DsbD family protein: MHTHVNWAFNPFSATPTPMHRTLIQLFPLFFILGLPPASPLQAAPHTTVEAMADTNAIVPGVPFTVAVRMKMEPHWHTYWKNPGDSGLATTIQWALPEGFTAGPILWPVPKRIEASGLVSYGYEGEVVLLTELTPPAQLKTGQKITLKARVDWLECEDICVPGNTEWSLVLPVSTQAQPQRTPLFEQARSHLPVPASFSPVFEDLGGQWLLRAILPDAPQILSAWFFPDAGESLDHAQKQELETRQSPARGELRLRLPKAGNIQSPAFSGVLLVETPAGSKAYEIPPTSVLPRPPSSSFSSIVLLGFIGGLILNLMPCVFPVLGIKIMGLVGQSGEKRSTVARHGLAYTSGVLVSFWILAGLLLLLRAGGSQLGWGFQLQSPAFVFALATLMLVFALNMGGVFEVGTSLVSAGSALPLARRPTLSGAFFSGVLATIVATPCAAPFLAPALGAALALPPAPALVLFTVIALGLALPYLLLALFPFLANHLPRPGPWMESFKQGLAFLLYGAFGFLLWVLFGQLPESSQLSAVLGWVAVAAAAWIYGRWCPPARPPRVRRMAGALALLLALGGLTAGWPTAPGQDEIHWEPWSAERVSALRKEGRTVYVDFTARWCATCQTNKKVVFGSDEVRTAFRLKNVATLKADWTSQDPAITRELARWGRSAVPFNLVYLPNASDPVILPEILTPGVVLRALGEISPAH, from the coding sequence ATGCACACCCATGTAAATTGGGCCTTCAACCCCTTTTCCGCGACCCCAACTCCGATGCACCGGACCTTGATCCAACTTTTCCCCTTGTTTTTCATCCTGGGGTTGCCCCCGGCCTCCCCGTTGCAGGCCGCGCCCCATACGACGGTGGAAGCGATGGCCGACACCAACGCCATCGTTCCCGGTGTTCCCTTCACAGTGGCCGTGCGCATGAAGATGGAGCCTCATTGGCACACCTATTGGAAAAATCCCGGCGATTCCGGGCTGGCCACCACGATCCAGTGGGCCCTTCCCGAGGGCTTCACCGCGGGCCCGATCCTGTGGCCGGTGCCGAAGCGGATTGAGGCATCCGGCCTGGTCAGTTATGGCTATGAAGGAGAGGTTGTCCTTCTGACCGAACTCACCCCGCCGGCCCAATTGAAGACAGGGCAGAAAATCACCCTCAAGGCACGGGTCGATTGGCTGGAATGCGAGGACATCTGTGTTCCCGGAAACACGGAATGGTCCCTGGTGCTGCCGGTATCCACGCAGGCGCAACCACAGCGAACGCCGCTTTTCGAGCAAGCCCGCAGTCATTTGCCCGTTCCTGCTTCCTTCAGCCCGGTCTTTGAAGACCTGGGCGGCCAATGGCTCCTGCGGGCCATCCTTCCGGATGCGCCTCAGATCCTCTCGGCCTGGTTTTTTCCCGATGCCGGCGAGTCCCTTGATCACGCCCAGAAGCAGGAACTTGAGACGCGCCAAAGTCCGGCCAGGGGTGAATTGCGGCTCCGTCTTCCCAAAGCCGGGAACATCCAATCCCCCGCCTTTTCCGGCGTCCTGCTTGTGGAAACCCCGGCGGGATCCAAGGCTTATGAGATTCCCCCCACTTCCGTCCTCCCGCGCCCCCCGTCCTCCTCGTTTTCTTCTATTGTGTTGTTGGGCTTTATCGGGGGCCTGATTCTCAATCTCATGCCCTGTGTCTTCCCCGTGCTCGGGATCAAGATCATGGGCCTGGTGGGACAATCGGGGGAAAAACGGTCCACCGTGGCCCGGCACGGGCTTGCCTACACTTCCGGGGTGCTGGTTTCGTTTTGGATCCTGGCCGGACTGCTCCTGCTCCTCCGTGCGGGCGGCAGCCAGCTCGGCTGGGGCTTCCAATTGCAAAGCCCGGCCTTCGTTTTCGCCCTCGCCACTTTGATGCTCGTTTTTGCCCTCAACATGGGAGGCGTCTTCGAGGTCGGCACGTCTCTGGTCAGCGCCGGCTCCGCGCTCCCCCTGGCCCGGCGCCCCACCCTCTCGGGCGCCTTTTTTTCCGGGGTGTTGGCCACCATTGTGGCCACCCCCTGTGCCGCACCCTTTCTGGCCCCGGCTTTGGGCGCCGCCCTGGCGCTCCCTCCCGCGCCGGCCCTGGTTCTCTTCACCGTCATCGCCCTGGGACTGGCGTTGCCTTATCTTTTGCTGGCGCTCTTTCCCTTCCTGGCCAACCATCTGCCCCGCCCGGGTCCGTGGATGGAGAGTTTCAAACAGGGGCTGGCTTTCCTGCTCTACGGGGCCTTCGGCTTCCTGCTCTGGGTGTTGTTCGGACAATTGCCGGAATCCTCACAACTGTCTGCCGTTTTGGGTTGGGTCGCCGTGGCGGCGGCGGCCTGGATTTATGGCCGCTGGTGTCCGCCCGCCCGCCCGCCGCGTGTCCGCCGGATGGCCGGTGCCCTGGCCCTCCTCCTGGCCCTGGGCGGGCTGACCGCCGGGTGGCCCACGGCTCCAGGCCAAGATGAAATCCATTGGGAGCCCTGGTCTGCGGAGCGGGTCAGCGCCCTGCGAAAAGAAGGCCGGACGGTTTATGTCGACTTCACCGCCCGCTGGTGCGCCACCTGCCAAACCAACAAGAAAGTGGTCTTCGGCTCAGACGAGGTCCGGACCGCCTTCCGGCTCAAAAATGTGGCAACGCTGAAAGCCGATTGGACCAGCCAGGATCCGGCCATCACCCGCGAACTCGCCCGTTGGGGTCGATCCGCCGTGCCCTTCAACTTGGTTTATCTTCCGAATGCTTCCGATCCCGTGATTCTACCCGAAATCCTGACCCCGGGGGTGGTGTTGAGAGCCCTCGGTGAAATAAGTCCGGCTCACTGA
- a CDS encoding excinuclease ABC subunit UvrC, with protein sequence MSAQPDLMPKVRALPHKPGVYLFKDRFHKVIYVGKARDLHRRVAQYFHPSRRMSADLKTRALVESIWDLETHEVHSEPESILLEGRLIKEYRPRYNISFRDDKRFLLVKTNLNDPFPRFQLTRVRKEDGCRYFGPFAHSGALRSTLNLLKKIHGLRSCQPVIPGEKDHRHCLDHIIKNCCAPCIGKTTRSEYLARVQQACAFLEGRSAEMMAELEEEMRRAAERLDFEKAALLRNMLKDIRQTTTPRRQFVREIPTTVIPERDLSLLRDALGLQAPPALIECFDISNISVTHKVASMVVFRNGRPDRAGYRRFRIRGVDGQDDFASMAEVVGRRYRRLAAEGRDMPDLVVVDGGKGQVSSALRELEALGLGTQPIIGLAKQREEIFRPFHPEPIVLPPESGALRLLQRIRDEAHRFANGYHQLLMKKRMSESVLDECPGVSEAKKRALLTRFGSVQRMKTADKAHFLEVPGVGEKLAGELVAFFQRLKRTPSQTLPASEAGPGDVVYSLRSKHPSAGPD encoded by the coding sequence ATGTCCGCCCAGCCCGACCTCATGCCCAAAGTGCGCGCCCTCCCGCACAAGCCCGGGGTCTACCTTTTCAAGGACCGTTTCCACAAAGTGATCTATGTGGGCAAGGCCCGGGATCTCCACCGCCGCGTCGCGCAGTATTTCCATCCCTCCCGGCGCATGTCCGCAGACCTGAAAACCCGCGCCCTCGTGGAAAGCATCTGGGATCTGGAAACGCATGAGGTCCACTCCGAGCCGGAATCCATCCTTCTCGAAGGCCGACTCATCAAGGAGTACCGTCCGCGCTATAACATATCATTCCGCGACGACAAACGCTTCCTCCTGGTCAAAACCAATCTCAACGACCCTTTCCCGCGCTTCCAATTGACGCGCGTGCGCAAGGAGGACGGTTGCCGGTATTTCGGTCCGTTCGCCCATTCGGGGGCCCTGCGCAGCACGCTCAATCTGCTGAAAAAAATCCACGGCCTTCGTTCCTGCCAGCCGGTCATCCCGGGGGAGAAAGACCACCGGCACTGCCTGGACCACATCATCAAGAACTGCTGTGCACCCTGCATCGGCAAAACCACCCGCAGCGAATACCTGGCCCGTGTCCAACAAGCCTGTGCCTTCCTGGAAGGCCGCTCCGCCGAGATGATGGCGGAATTGGAGGAAGAAATGCGGCGGGCGGCGGAACGGCTGGACTTCGAGAAAGCGGCCCTGCTGCGCAACATGCTGAAGGACATCCGTCAGACCACGACCCCCCGGCGCCAGTTTGTCCGGGAAATCCCCACCACGGTCATCCCGGAGCGGGACCTGTCGCTCCTGCGCGATGCGCTCGGGCTGCAAGCCCCGCCCGCCCTCATCGAGTGCTTCGACATCTCCAACATCTCGGTCACCCACAAGGTCGCTTCCATGGTCGTATTCCGGAATGGACGCCCCGACCGGGCCGGCTACCGCCGTTTCCGCATCCGCGGCGTCGACGGCCAGGACGATTTCGCCAGCATGGCCGAGGTGGTCGGGCGGCGCTACCGCCGGCTGGCCGCCGAGGGACGGGATATGCCCGATCTGGTCGTGGTCGACGGCGGCAAAGGCCAGGTTTCCAGCGCCTTGCGCGAATTGGAAGCCCTGGGTCTGGGAACCCAGCCCATCATCGGCCTGGCCAAGCAACGGGAGGAGATTTTCCGCCCTTTCCACCCGGAGCCCATCGTGCTCCCGCCGGAATCGGGTGCCCTGCGCCTGCTCCAACGCATCCGGGATGAGGCCCACCGCTTCGCCAATGGATACCACCAATTATTGATGAAAAAGCGCATGAGTGAAAGCGTGCTCGACGAATGTCCCGGGGTCAGCGAAGCGAAAAAACGCGCCCTCCTGACCCGTTTCGGTTCGGTCCAGCGGATGAAAACCGCGGACAAGGCGCACTTTTTGGAAGTGCCCGGGGTGGGGGAGAAGCTGGCCGGCGAATTGGTGGCCTTTTTCCAGAGGTTGAAGCGCACCCCGTCCCAGACGCTTCCGGCATCGGAAGCCGGCCCCGGGGATGTGGTCTACTCGCTCCGTTCAAAGCATCCCTCTGCCGGGCCGGATTGA
- a CDS encoding FecR domain-containing protein, with amino-acid sequence MRMTKLPFPGFSILAAWGLSSLSFLTGLQAAPLKEANLTRIVNDVRIMELPANVQKPALLNQKVIDQQAVVTGLQSRAELLFSDKTLTRLGANSVFTFKEGTRNMDLKRGTMLLQVPKNAGGAQIKTAAVTAAITGTTLLVEYQPGAGPSPQTFPSADLSTPVPPLNAVAAAPASDGSGAVASNVEGTTRILVPGESTFRPLRAGESIPAGSSLMTAESGSAVVSPAPGVALRLLPNSILRVDAAEGDGKTPKVRLNLKEGGVINIISKAKYNQVDYQITTPQGVCAARGTVFGIFVSGGRVLVLGAHGASAFNGQPVPAGRASFFGSGRSGNLDPNSPEFRRLLGQTVDALRSASDRGLIPPSFLPQVRDQLERGGVRLDESQKQQLQPPQSQGQGGNTGPQVAGGGNGAGSTGGDGGFAKVVVLEGEVRVFITGQVGESMLLQPGQMIIFPPNTTRLPEAVDVNLDLLVKTSKLVQEMDPNDGALVADQGGAVDPTGGSPLNLDPVQDAIGGQQQLIDSGLLGDTNLIILSGDSAIVLTPDQLTAIQNATNAGTPPPPVNLNPALLGPLTTISGLNTLDASTLVSTNPTITQGNATYEGKIMTGRPGDDLAASKAEYLFGAESPFDQFINFQANAPTPSAIFRFANLTIAGPFPISTAGANAQSTLGLVSEGNLAINLASQTLSLSPLSGGFFLITKDGNIQFNNGTLDVGGREAFFLARDGNTLGDYNGSGGDITFSATSVITGTSGGSFGALAQNNLTYSGSSVGLTDFDLAVGTGNLVYNGNVQSGRFSLFAENGGVTNGPGTPFLSSSPVIQLNGGTVNASNIEIGGFDVQFNNTALAATSTLRVYSPLISLNGGSFESPSVELNSTDLIEWGGVSFLAANPSLVKFFAEDITLLQSQFITNPNLKVELELGGGTLSGPFQLSGIRKLSGFGAVNGLTQLWVNKGSIDDFSGNIFVTGGLAAFDGGIGGEGRINVQGDLSANQIYADGDIFAFNINAVNGVTANGTTSSISTGNLTVTGTGANVLARGTVQTNRITAPNTTITANSVQIQQAGNSTAFWIKSNSIQGSSADLDVDFISPNPQSPNTGNIQLNRLSSSGGINFAGINPGNNGYNLNLNILDASSGLGFGNSGSDILYAKSSGADNPSGPGGNGAVINITSPKVKVSSGGGILSEGGSSGIGTFNGGSGGQIILNAAQGFDMNGGLISVAGGNASVTGGEGGNGGSVQISSSSNMKLQGAAKIDATAGAAGGVTPISSQGGSIQLTATGAEIEINGSNLATSDKTNTFTKASQGGLIKLISNIAYGSSNPTSNRAVYVRNSSELYAMTHMANLSNLGTIDLQATGNNASVVIDNATLRADIVKLGAINSNGNLVIGGSTIEASSLMKLYGGTTAGNGVIFVANTNLDGSGVKYIRGQTVTINNGVTVNVTGPAAQVFTNVANYSAINGGNGNTTGLFTGSGATTQPLANAPSF; translated from the coding sequence ATGCGCATGACCAAACTGCCTTTCCCCGGTTTTTCCATTCTGGCGGCGTGGGGTCTTTCTTCCCTGTCCTTCCTCACCGGCCTCCAGGCCGCACCTCTCAAAGAGGCCAACCTGACCCGCATTGTCAATGACGTGCGGATCATGGAACTGCCGGCCAACGTCCAGAAACCCGCCCTCCTCAACCAGAAGGTCATCGACCAGCAGGCCGTGGTCACCGGTTTGCAGAGCCGGGCCGAGCTGCTCTTCAGCGACAAGACCCTCACCCGTCTCGGCGCCAACAGTGTCTTCACCTTCAAAGAGGGCACCCGCAACATGGACCTCAAGCGCGGCACCATGCTTCTTCAGGTGCCCAAGAATGCCGGGGGGGCCCAGATCAAGACCGCCGCCGTCACCGCCGCCATCACCGGAACCACCCTCCTGGTGGAATACCAACCCGGTGCCGGCCCCTCCCCGCAGACGTTCCCTTCCGCCGACCTTTCCACTCCAGTGCCTCCCCTGAACGCCGTCGCTGCCGCACCTGCTTCCGATGGCTCCGGTGCCGTCGCTTCCAACGTCGAGGGCACCACCCGCATCCTCGTCCCGGGAGAATCCACCTTCCGTCCCCTGCGCGCCGGAGAATCCATTCCGGCCGGCAGTTCCCTCATGACAGCCGAAAGCGGTTCCGCCGTGGTTTCGCCCGCGCCGGGTGTGGCCCTCCGGTTGCTTCCCAATTCCATCCTCCGTGTCGATGCCGCCGAGGGCGACGGCAAAACGCCCAAGGTCCGCCTCAATCTCAAGGAAGGCGGCGTGATCAACATCATTTCCAAGGCCAAGTACAACCAGGTCGACTACCAGATCACCACCCCGCAGGGCGTATGCGCGGCGCGTGGCACCGTCTTCGGTATTTTTGTCTCCGGCGGGCGTGTGCTCGTCCTCGGAGCCCACGGCGCTTCCGCCTTCAACGGCCAGCCGGTTCCCGCCGGCCGGGCCAGCTTCTTCGGCAGCGGGCGCAGCGGCAACCTCGATCCCAATTCCCCCGAGTTCCGCCGTCTCCTCGGCCAGACGGTCGATGCGCTCCGTTCGGCCTCCGACCGCGGTTTGATCCCCCCCTCCTTCCTCCCCCAGGTGCGCGACCAGCTTGAGCGCGGCGGGGTCCGGCTTGATGAAAGCCAGAAACAACAACTGCAACCGCCCCAATCCCAGGGCCAGGGAGGCAACACCGGTCCACAAGTCGCCGGCGGCGGCAACGGTGCCGGATCGACGGGCGGTGATGGGGGTTTCGCCAAGGTCGTCGTCCTTGAGGGCGAAGTCCGGGTCTTCATCACGGGCCAGGTGGGCGAGTCGATGCTCCTCCAGCCCGGCCAGATGATCATCTTCCCGCCCAACACCACGCGCCTGCCCGAGGCAGTGGATGTGAACCTCGATTTATTGGTTAAAACTTCGAAGTTAGTCCAGGAAATGGACCCGAATGATGGCGCGCTGGTGGCCGACCAGGGCGGGGCTGTCGATCCCACCGGCGGCAGCCCCCTCAATCTCGATCCCGTCCAGGATGCCATCGGCGGCCAACAACAATTGATCGACAGCGGTCTCTTGGGGGACACCAATCTGATCATCCTCAGCGGGGACAGCGCGATCGTCCTGACCCCGGACCAATTGACCGCCATTCAAAACGCAACGAACGCCGGCACGCCACCGCCGCCCGTCAACCTGAACCCGGCGCTGCTCGGACCCCTGACCACCATCTCCGGGCTCAACACCCTCGATGCTTCCACCCTCGTCTCCACCAATCCCACCATCACCCAGGGCAATGCCACTTACGAGGGCAAGATCATGACCGGCAGGCCTGGCGATGACCTCGCGGCTTCCAAGGCGGAGTATCTTTTCGGAGCGGAGTCCCCCTTTGATCAATTCATCAACTTCCAAGCCAACGCCCCGACGCCGTCGGCCATTTTCCGATTTGCCAACCTCACGATCGCCGGTCCATTCCCCATTTCCACCGCAGGAGCCAACGCGCAGTCCACCCTGGGTTTGGTATCGGAGGGCAATTTGGCCATCAATCTTGCCTCCCAGACGCTCTCCCTGAGTCCGTTGTCCGGTGGCTTCTTCCTCATCACCAAGGACGGCAACATCCAGTTCAACAACGGCACCTTGGATGTGGGTGGCAGGGAAGCCTTCTTCCTGGCCCGCGATGGGAACACCCTCGGCGATTACAACGGCAGCGGGGGGGACATCACCTTCTCCGCCACTTCTGTCATCACAGGAACATCCGGCGGGTCCTTCGGCGCCCTGGCCCAGAACAATCTGACCTATTCCGGCTCTTCCGTCGGCCTGACGGATTTTGACCTGGCGGTCGGCACGGGTAATCTTGTCTACAATGGCAATGTCCAGTCGGGTCGCTTCAGCCTCTTTGCGGAAAATGGCGGAGTCACCAATGGCCCCGGAACACCCTTTCTCTCTTCCTCCCCGGTCATTCAGCTCAATGGCGGCACGGTCAATGCCTCCAACATCGAGATCGGCGGCTTTGATGTCCAATTCAACAACACCGCCCTGGCCGCCACTTCTACCCTGCGCGTCTATTCTCCGCTGATCTCACTGAATGGAGGCTCCTTTGAAAGCCCATCCGTCGAACTCAATTCCACCGACCTCATCGAATGGGGGGGCGTTTCATTCCTGGCCGCCAATCCTTCACTGGTTAAATTCTTCGCCGAGGACATCACCCTGCTGCAAAGCCAGTTCATCACCAATCCCAACCTCAAGGTCGAATTGGAACTGGGTGGCGGCACGTTGAGTGGGCCGTTCCAACTCAGCGGAATCCGCAAGCTGTCCGGCTTCGGCGCCGTCAATGGATTGACCCAACTATGGGTCAACAAGGGGAGCATCGACGATTTTTCCGGCAACATCTTCGTGACCGGTGGGCTGGCCGCTTTTGATGGCGGGATCGGCGGGGAAGGCAGGATCAACGTCCAGGGTGATCTCAGCGCCAACCAGATTTATGCCGATGGCGATATCTTTGCCTTCAACATCAATGCGGTCAACGGGGTCACGGCCAATGGCACCACCAGCAGCATCAGCACCGGGAACCTCACCGTTACCGGCACCGGCGCCAACGTTCTGGCCCGTGGAACCGTCCAAACCAACCGGATCACCGCCCCCAACACCACGATCACAGCCAACTCCGTCCAGATCCAACAAGCCGGGAACTCGACCGCTTTCTGGATCAAGTCCAATTCCATCCAGGGTTCTTCCGCGGATCTGGATGTGGATTTCATCAGCCCGAATCCGCAAAGTCCCAACACCGGGAACATCCAACTGAACAGGCTCTCCTCCTCCGGCGGAATCAATTTTGCCGGAATCAACCCCGGAAACAACGGATACAACCTCAACCTCAACATCCTCGATGCTTCCTCGGGGCTGGGTTTTGGCAACTCCGGCTCGGACATCCTTTACGCCAAATCCAGTGGCGCGGACAATCCCTCCGGTCCCGGTGGCAATGGTGCGGTCATCAACATCACCTCCCCCAAGGTCAAAGTTTCGAGCGGCGGAGGCATCCTTTCCGAGGGCGGCAGCTCCGGCATTGGAACCTTCAACGGTGGCAGCGGCGGCCAGATCATCCTGAATGCGGCCCAGGGCTTTGACATGAACGGCGGCCTCATTTCCGTGGCCGGCGGCAATGCCTCGGTTACCGGTGGCGAAGGCGGCAACGGCGGATCGGTTCAGATCTCGTCCTCGTCGAACATGAAGCTCCAGGGCGCGGCCAAGATTGATGCCACGGCCGGTGCGGCCGGGGGCGTCACTCCGATCAGTTCGCAGGGTGGCAGCATCCAGCTCACCGCGACGGGCGCGGAGATCGAAATCAACGGTTCCAATTTGGCCACCTCTGACAAAACCAACACCTTCACCAAGGCCTCCCAGGGTGGGCTCATCAAGCTCATTTCCAACATCGCCTACGGTTCCTCCAATCCCACCAGCAATCGCGCGGTTTACGTCAGGAACAGTTCCGAACTCTACGCCATGACCCATATGGCCAATCTGTCAAACCTTGGCACCATAGATCTGCAGGCCACCGGCAACAATGCCAGCGTCGTCATCGACAACGCCACCCTCCGGGCCGACATCGTCAAATTGGGCGCAATCAACAGCAACGGCAATCTCGTCATTGGCGGATCGACCATCGAAGCCTCATCCCTCATGAAACTCTACGGGGGCACCACCGCGGGCAACGGAGTCATCTTTGTCGCCAACACCAACTTGGATGGCAGCGGGGTGAAATACATCCGCGGCCAGACCGTGACCATCAACAACGGGGTTACGGTCAATGTCACCGGCCCGGCCGCCCAAGTCTTCACCAATGTGGCCAACTACTCCGCCATCAACGGCGGGAATGGCAACACGACCGGGCTCTTCACCGGCAGCGGGGCCACCACCCAGCCCCTGGCCAACGCCCCGTCCTTCTGA
- a CDS encoding acetolactate decarboxylase, with product MHLSADRSVLLCYNTVERMLKGDFFHTVTWETVAGEISSFPPECPIVGIGTTNWFRRNGETIVLGTVSAPQLLWADPEGERPMEVIDLLQERPRSGGTALVTPSMGDDGASPPLPFLALGVCQPASARVWECPATASLHAWIQDRMAQENIGLAAVRIQAQARAVTAAAAFYLPLEGLDLSHGYNAKNNLKLADYPSGSWEVAGIYAANPTLQRMISVEGLPLHLHGSSPELRQGGHVVKMDVASAKVTVWPLQDLVMQIKNIDQTWLPVRNLAAS from the coding sequence ATGCACCTCTCCGCCGACCGCTCCGTCCTGCTCTGCTACAACACCGTCGAGCGCATGCTCAAGGGGGATTTCTTCCACACCGTGACTTGGGAAACAGTGGCCGGGGAGATTTCTTCTTTCCCGCCCGAATGCCCCATCGTGGGAATTGGCACCACCAATTGGTTTCGTCGCAACGGGGAAACCATTGTCCTGGGAACGGTTTCCGCTCCGCAGCTTCTCTGGGCCGACCCGGAAGGGGAGCGGCCGATGGAAGTCATCGATTTGCTCCAGGAACGTCCCCGGTCCGGCGGCACGGCCCTGGTCACGCCTTCGATGGGCGACGACGGCGCATCGCCGCCCCTGCCCTTTCTGGCCTTGGGCGTCTGCCAGCCCGCCAGCGCGCGGGTATGGGAATGTCCGGCCACGGCCTCTCTCCATGCCTGGATTCAGGACCGCATGGCCCAGGAAAACATCGGCCTGGCGGCCGTGCGCATCCAAGCACAGGCCCGCGCGGTCACCGCAGCGGCGGCTTTTTACCTGCCGCTGGAGGGACTGGATCTTTCCCACGGCTACAACGCCAAAAACAACCTGAAACTGGCCGATTACCCGTCGGGATCATGGGAGGTCGCCGGCATCTATGCGGCCAATCCCACCCTCCAACGCATGATTTCGGTGGAAGGACTCCCCCTCCACCTCCATGGTTCCAGCCCGGAACTCCGCCAAGGCGGCCACGTCGTCAAAATGGACGTGGCATCCGCCAAGGTCACGGTTTGGCCGTTACAGGATCTGGTCATGCAGATCAAGAACATCGACCAGACCTGGCTTCCCGTCCGCAATCTGGCCGCCTCCTGA